One genomic window of Nicotiana sylvestris chromosome 10, ASM39365v2, whole genome shotgun sequence includes the following:
- the LOC138879620 gene encoding uncharacterized protein, with translation MTILENEMNKSSGCWTDEDTSYEENENCFMARGETSEVRSYNCERCNELQNILDLNLKESQKIMNELKRLTKEVKDWKLKHKVCEIEKEVLQEEFEELQMQLNGMLKSTSHSSIRSNQTTYKSTGKGPARTKSTSTNTNERPKSGSEVTCHYCNKSRHKYSFCHFCKATISGWEHHRISRKGKWYLDSACSSHMTGDKNLFKEVTKIDGGSVKFGDDSKGKIIGYEVNFKKTGCAIEDESGKIVLPGKRKLGHASMHLIEKLSKHELVDEALRNFEVFYKKVEREKGYLISTIQSDHGKEFKSRAFEDFCNDQGYTHNFSASRSPQQNGVVERKNRTLQDMARTMLLDHSLPNHFWAEGVSTTCHILNRCLIRPILKKTPYELWKESTGEIGSNVPDQPIESTANVVRPNEWRSETEYPQKFIIGDPNEGMKTRGALKKKANIALISQVEPKKIEEALKDSSWVQAMQQELDQFSKNQEWNLIPKLENVSVIGTK, from the exons ATGACGATTctagaaaatgaaatgaacaaaTCCTCAGGATGCTGGACAGATGAGGACACTTCAtatgaagaaaatgaaaattgtTTTATGGCACGAGGTGAAACTAGTGAGGTAAGATCTTATAACTGTGAAAGATGCAATGAATTGCAGAATATTCTTGATTTAAATTTGAAAGAGTctcaaaaaataatgaatgagctTAAGAGACTCACTAAAGAAGTTAAAGACTGGAAACTCAAACATAAAGTATGTGAAATCGAAAAAGAAGTACTtcaagaagagtttgaggaattgcAAATGCAACTCAATGGCATGCTCAAATCCACCAGTCACAGTTCTATTAGGTCAAACCAGACGACTTACAAGTCAACTGGAAAAGGACCAGCCAGAACTAAGTCGACTAGTACTAATACTAATGAAAGACCTAAAAGTGGGTCAGAAGTTACATGTCATTACTGTAACAAAAGTAGGCATAAATAttccttttgtcatttttgtaAAGCAACCATTTCAGGATGG GAACACCACAGAATAAGCCGCAAAGGAAAATGGTATCTAGACAGTGCGTGTTCCAGTCATATGACAGGTGACAAAAACCTGTTCAAAGAAGTTACAAAAATTGATGGAGGAAGTGTTAAGTTTGGGGATGACTCAAAAGGAAAAATAATTG gatatgaggtaaattttaagaaaacaggATGTGCTATTGAAGACGAATCAGGTAAAATAGTCCTTCCTGGAAAAAG GAAACTTGGTCATGCTAGCATGCATTTGATAGAAAAATTGTCGAAACATGAATTAGTT GATGAAGCATTAAGAAATTTTGAGGTTTTCTACAAAaaggttgaaagagaaaaggGATATCTAATTTCAACAATTCAAAGTGACCATGGAAAAGAATTTAAAAGTAGAGCATTTGAAGATTTCTGTAATGATCAGGGATACACACATAATTTCTCTGCATCACGCTCACCACAACAGAATGGGGTTgtagaaagaaagaacagaacccTCCAAGATATGGCAAGAACCATGTTACTAGATCATTCACTACCAAATCACTTCTGGGCAGAAGGTGTAAGTACAACATGTCACATTCTCAACCGTTGCCTCATAAGGCCTATTCTGAAGAAGACTCCATATGAATTATGGAAAG AGTCAACTGGTGAAATCGGCAGCAATGTACCAGATCAACCAATCGAGTCAACTGCCAATGTAGTGCGTCCAAATGAATGGAGAAGCGAGACTGAATATCCTCAAAAATTCATTATAGGGGATCCAAatgaaggaatgaaaaccagGGGAGCTCTCAAAAAGAAAGCAAATATTGCTTTAATCTCTCAGGTTGagccaaagaagatagaggaagcGCTAAAAGATTCAAGTTGGGTTCAAGCTATGCAGCAAGAGTTAGATCAGTTCAGTAAGAATCAAGAATGGAATTTGATACCTAAACTTGAAAATGTTTCTGTAATCGGAACAAAGTGA
- the LOC138879622 gene encoding uncharacterized protein: MWDKLEVTYEGTSKVKETHINMMVHDYELFSMKEGESIEEMFARFSKIISDLKAFGKPYTSGDQVRKILKSLPTTWQTKVVTLEFQDLNKLYYDELRGELIAFENMHLKKTSQEEKKKIVAFKTSTEIAENEIDDDPEALQEEIAMLSRNMDGLRF; the protein is encoded by the coding sequence ATGTGGGACAAGCTTGAGGTCACATATGAAGGAACCAGCAAAGTAAAGGAAACACATATCAACATGATGGTTCATGATTACGAACTCTTCTCAATGAAAGAAGGAGAATCTATTGAAGAGATGTTTGCcaggtttagcaaaataattagcGATCTAAAGGCATTTGGCAAGCCTTACACCAGTGGTGATCAAGTTAGAAAAATTCTCAAGAGTTTGCCAACCACTTGGCAGACCAAAGTAGTCACACTGGAATTTCAAGATCTAAACAAATTATATTATGATGAGCTACGAGGAGAACTCATAGCTTTTGAAAATATGCATCTCAAGAAGACTagtcaagaagaaaaaaagaaaatagtcgCATTCAAGACCTCAACTGAAATAGCTGAAaacgaaattgatgatgatcctGAAGCTTTACAAGAAGAGATTGCTATGCTATCAAGAAACATGGATGGATTAAGATTCTAg